In Rhizobiales bacterium NRL2, a genomic segment contains:
- a CDS encoding amidohydrolase, whose translation MDAKHDLVIRGGTVVDGSGVKPFEADVAIDGGVIAAVGDVAGRGAEEIDAKGRIVTPGFVDIHTHYDGQASWDRHLTPSSMHGVTTAVMGNCGVGSAPCRAEDHDRLIRLMEGVEDIPGAVLDEGLPWNWESLPEYLDAVASIPHDIDFAAQVPHGALRVYVMGQRGADREPATAEDIAEMARLAREGVEAGALGFSTSRTLNHRTSDGQPTPTLTAEADELVGIANSLGAAGRGVLQVVSDLKDREEEFSIFRRMVTESGRPLSVSLAQNARAPEAWRTTLDMIGQAAADGLPIRAQVCGRPVGIIFGFELTMNPFCDFPAWDRAAALPVAERLKLVQTDDFRRELLAGAPEKRSGFARHTLADYDNMFPLGDPPDYEPAPDRSIGAMAARQGVDPAALAYEMMAADHGRGMLYVPFLNFAGRDLQPSFDMLTDPNTVPGLGDGGAHVGLICDGSFPTTMLTHWTRDRKRGPKLDLEWVIKAQCRDTAEAVGLLDRGLLRPGYRADLNVIDHARLTLHRPEVLYDLPAGGRRLMQRASGYDATIVAGQVTWRDGESTGALPGRLIRGAQAAPLARSAA comes from the coding sequence ATGGACGCGAAGCACGATCTGGTCATCCGCGGCGGCACGGTCGTCGACGGCTCGGGCGTGAAGCCCTTCGAGGCCGATGTGGCGATCGACGGCGGCGTGATCGCGGCGGTCGGCGATGTCGCCGGCCGGGGCGCGGAGGAAATCGACGCGAAGGGCCGCATCGTCACGCCCGGCTTCGTCGACATCCACACCCACTATGACGGCCAGGCGAGCTGGGACCGGCATCTCACGCCGTCGTCCATGCACGGCGTCACCACCGCCGTGATGGGCAATTGCGGGGTCGGCTCCGCGCCCTGCCGGGCCGAGGACCATGACCGGCTGATCCGCCTGATGGAGGGCGTCGAGGATATCCCCGGCGCGGTGCTGGACGAGGGCCTGCCCTGGAACTGGGAAAGCCTGCCGGAATATCTGGATGCGGTCGCATCCATCCCCCACGACATCGACTTCGCCGCTCAGGTGCCGCACGGGGCGCTGCGCGTCTACGTCATGGGCCAGCGCGGCGCCGACCGGGAGCCGGCGACGGCGGAAGACATCGCCGAAATGGCGCGGCTGGCGCGCGAGGGTGTGGAGGCCGGGGCGCTCGGCTTCTCCACCTCCCGGACGCTCAACCACCGCACCAGCGATGGCCAGCCGACGCCGACGCTGACGGCGGAAGCGGACGAACTCGTCGGCATCGCCAACAGCCTCGGCGCCGCCGGCAGGGGCGTGCTGCAGGTGGTTTCCGACCTCAAGGACCGGGAGGAGGAGTTCTCGATCTTCCGCCGTATGGTCACCGAGTCCGGCCGCCCGCTCTCGGTCTCGCTGGCGCAGAACGCCCGCGCGCCGGAGGCCTGGCGGACGACGCTGGACATGATCGGGCAGGCGGCGGCCGACGGCCTGCCCATCCGGGCGCAGGTCTGCGGCCGGCCCGTGGGCATCATCTTCGGCTTCGAGCTGACCATGAACCCGTTCTGCGACTTCCCGGCCTGGGACCGGGCGGCGGCCCTGCCGGTGGCGGAGCGGCTGAAGCTGGTGCAGACGGACGATTTCCGCCGCGAGCTGCTGGCCGGCGCGCCGGAGAAGCGCTCCGGCTTCGCCCGCCACACGCTGGCCGACTACGACAACATGTTCCCGCTGGGCGACCCGCCGGACTACGAACCGGCGCCGGACCGCTCCATCGGCGCGATGGCGGCGCGTCAGGGCGTCGACCCGGCGGCGCTGGCCTATGAGATGATGGCCGCCGATCACGGCCGGGGCATGCTCTACGTGCCGTTCCTCAACTTCGCCGGCCGCGACCTGCAGCCCAGCTTCGATATGCTGACCGATCCCAATACCGTGCCGGGCCTGGGCGACGGCGGGGCGCATGTCGGCCTGATCTGCGACGGCAGCTTTCCCACCACCATGCTGACCCACTGGACCCGCGACCGGAAACGCGGACCGAAGCTGGACCTGGAATGGGTGATCAAGGCGCAGTGCCGCGACACCGCCGAGGCGGTGGGCCTGCTGGACCGTGGTCTGCTGCGGCCCGGTTACCGCGCCGACCTCAACGTCATCGACCATGCGCGGCTGACCCTGCACCGCCCGGAAGTGCTCTACGACCTGCCGGCCGGCGGGCGGCGGCTGATGCAGCGCGCCAGCGGCTATGACGCGACCATCGTCGCGGGCCAGGTCACCTGGCGCGACGGGGAGTCCACGGGCGCCCTGCCCGGCCGCCTGATCCGCGGCGCGCAGGCCGCCCCTCTCGCAAGGAGCGCCGCCTGA
- a CDS encoding cobalt-precorrin-5B (C(1))-methyltransferase, with amino-acid sequence MAEERTGRLRSGWTTGACATAAAKAAFTALLTGRFPDPVTITLPKGQTPAFALALQGLAEGAASAGVIKDAGDDPDVTHGALVIATVRRLPAGSGVRFRAGEGVGTITKPGLPLPPGEPAINPVPRDMMRAAIFETASALGAAGDAEIEISIPGGEKLAERTWNGRLGIEGGLSILGTTGIVKPFSCAAWIASIHRGVDVAVANGFAHVAAATGSTSEAAVRARYGLDESHVLDMGDFIGGTLKYLKAHPVPRLTIAGGFAKLLKFAQGANDLHSGRSQVDFAQLAATPGLPEALRAKVAAANTAKQALDLCRDGGFDLAGPVAETGRARAAEMLAGRGVRVGVMIVDRQGGIAALAEDADA; translated from the coding sequence ATGGCGGAGGAAAGGACGGGACGGCTGAGGTCCGGCTGGACCACCGGCGCCTGCGCGACCGCCGCGGCCAAGGCGGCCTTCACCGCGCTGCTGACCGGGCGTTTCCCCGATCCCGTGACCATCACCCTGCCGAAGGGGCAGACGCCCGCCTTCGCGCTGGCCTTGCAGGGACTTGCCGAAGGGGCCGCCAGCGCCGGGGTGATCAAGGACGCCGGCGACGACCCGGACGTCACCCACGGCGCACTGGTGATCGCGACGGTGCGCCGCCTGCCGGCCGGTTCGGGCGTCCGCTTCCGCGCCGGCGAGGGCGTCGGCACGATCACGAAGCCGGGCCTGCCGCTGCCGCCCGGGGAGCCGGCGATCAACCCCGTGCCGCGCGACATGATGCGGGCCGCCATCTTCGAGACGGCGAGCGCCCTTGGCGCGGCGGGCGACGCGGAGATCGAGATTTCCATCCCCGGCGGGGAAAAACTGGCCGAGCGCACCTGGAACGGCCGGCTGGGCATCGAGGGCGGGCTCTCCATCCTCGGCACCACGGGCATCGTCAAGCCGTTTTCCTGCGCCGCGTGGATCGCCTCCATCCACCGCGGCGTCGACGTCGCGGTGGCAAACGGCTTCGCGCACGTCGCCGCGGCCACGGGCTCGACCTCGGAAGCGGCGGTCCGCGCCCGCTACGGCCTGGACGAAAGCCATGTCCTCGACATGGGCGACTTCATCGGCGGCACGCTGAAATACCTGAAGGCCCATCCCGTGCCGCGGCTCACCATCGCCGGCGGTTTCGCCAAGCTGCTGAAATTCGCGCAAGGGGCCAACGACCTGCATTCCGGCCGCAGCCAGGTGGATTTCGCCCAGCTTGCGGCGACGCCGGGCCTGCCGGAGGCGCTGCGGGCGAAGGTCGCCGCGGCCAACACGGCCAAGCAGGCGCTGGACCTCTGCCGCGATGGCGGCTTCGATCTGGCCGGGCCGGTGGCGGAGACGGGACGGGCGCGCGCGGCGGAAATGCTGGCGGGCAGAGGGGTCCGGGTCGGCGTGATGATCGTCGACCGACAGGGCGGGATCGCCGCGCTGGCGGAAGATGCAGACGCATGA
- a CDS encoding acetyl-CoA acetyltransferase produces the protein MPSGIRDKVAILGMGCSKFGERWDCDADDLIVEAYEECLADAGVETNQIEAAWFSTALEEIHVGKSALPLATALRLPYIPVTRVENYCASGTEAFRGAVYAVASGAADIALACGVEKLKDTGYGGLPQNMAGPVANMYWANASAPGSFAQLASAYSKKHGVAADDLKRAMAQVSVKSHANGAKNPKAHLQKAVDTDTVLNAPMVAEPLGLYDCCGVSDGAAAAIVCTTEMAEKLGRKRAEMVSVKALQLAVSNGLEASYNDWDGSYFLTTRHAAKRAYQEAGIKDPRKEVSMFECHDCFSITELVTAEDLFISKEGEAWKDFLDGFFDADGGVPAQIDGGLKCFGHPIGASGLRMLYEMYNQLLGRAGARQLDDPTIGLTHNLGGFPHQNVSSIAIVGLHGA, from the coding sequence ATGCCGTCGGGTATCCGCGACAAGGTCGCCATTCTGGGGATGGGTTGCTCGAAGTTCGGGGAGCGCTGGGACTGCGACGCCGACGACCTCATTGTCGAAGCCTATGAAGAATGCCTCGCCGACGCCGGCGTCGAGACCAATCAGATCGAGGCGGCGTGGTTCTCGACCGCGCTGGAGGAGATCCACGTGGGCAAGTCGGCCCTGCCGCTGGCGACGGCGCTGCGCCTGCCCTACATCCCGGTGACCCGGGTCGAGAACTACTGCGCTTCGGGCACCGAGGCCTTCCGCGGCGCGGTCTATGCCGTCGCCTCCGGAGCCGCCGACATCGCGCTGGCCTGCGGCGTCGAGAAGCTGAAAGACACCGGCTATGGCGGCCTGCCGCAGAACATGGCCGGACCCGTCGCCAACATGTACTGGGCCAACGCCTCCGCGCCCGGCTCCTTCGCGCAGCTTGCCTCCGCCTACAGCAAGAAGCACGGCGTCGCGGCCGACGACCTGAAGCGCGCCATGGCCCAGGTCTCGGTCAAGAGCCACGCCAACGGCGCGAAGAACCCCAAGGCCCATCTGCAGAAGGCGGTCGACACCGACACGGTGCTGAACGCGCCGATGGTGGCCGAGCCGCTGGGCCTCTACGACTGCTGCGGCGTCTCCGACGGCGCGGCGGCGGCGATCGTCTGCACCACCGAGATGGCCGAGAAGCTGGGCCGCAAGCGCGCCGAGATGGTTTCGGTCAAGGCGCTGCAGCTCGCCGTCTCCAACGGCCTGGAGGCGAGCTACAACGACTGGGACGGCAGCTATTTCCTGACCACGCGGCACGCGGCGAAGCGCGCCTATCAGGAAGCCGGCATCAAGGACCCCCGCAAGGAAGTCTCGATGTTCGAGTGCCATGACTGCTTCTCGATCACCGAACTGGTGACGGCGGAGGACCTGTTCATCTCGAAGGAGGGCGAGGCCTGGAAGGACTTCCTCGACGGCTTCTTCGACGCCGATGGCGGCGTGCCGGCGCAGATCGACGGCGGCCTGAAGTGCTTCGGCCACCCGATCGGCGCGTCCGGCCTGCGCATGCTCTACGAGATGTACAATCAGCTTCTCGGCCGCGCGGGCGCGAGGCAGCTTGACGATCCCACCATCGGTCTGACACATAATCTGGGCGGGTTTCCGCATCAGAACGTGTCGTCCATCGCGATCGTCGGCCTGCACGGAGCCTGA
- a CDS encoding ATP-dependent DNA ligase: protein MEAFAELLDRLSHVGARNVKLRLIADYMRRTPDPDRGVALAALAGELNLKTVKPALVRELAGARTDPELFRLSYDYVGDLAETVALIWPEADVRPNAAPGLAETVERLEAAARKDAPALVADLLDRLDANGRWALLKLITGGLRVGVSARLARTALAELGAPDTAEIEEVWHALAPPYGPLFDWIEGRAPKPDLSGAVVFRPLMLSHALDDAERPRLDPADFRAEWKWDGIRVQLALRGGERRLFSRTGDDISAAFPDLLESLEGEGVLDGELLVMREGALGRFNELQQRLNRKTVTKKLMADFPAGVRLYDILFDGAVDLRGLGFDDRRTRLEAWARARPHPRLDLSPLVPFRDLDELEARRMDPPHPAIEGVMLKRADSPYRAGRPKGLWYKWKRDPMTVDCVLLYAQRGHGKRSSLYSDFTFGAWRGGATGAELVPVGKAYFGFTDAELAELDRFVRNHTVERYGPVRAVEAKLVLEIAFDGIHRSKRHKSGVAMRFPRIARIRWDKPAAEADRLETLEALIGE from the coding sequence ATGGAAGCCTTCGCCGAACTGCTCGACCGGCTGAGCCATGTCGGCGCGCGCAACGTCAAGCTGCGGCTGATCGCGGACTACATGCGCCGCACGCCCGACCCGGACCGGGGCGTGGCGCTGGCCGCCCTGGCCGGGGAGCTGAACCTGAAGACGGTCAAGCCGGCGCTGGTGCGCGAACTGGCCGGCGCGCGCACCGACCCGGAGCTGTTCCGCCTGTCCTACGACTATGTCGGCGACCTGGCCGAGACGGTGGCGCTGATCTGGCCCGAAGCGGATGTCCGGCCCAACGCCGCGCCGGGCCTGGCCGAGACCGTCGAACGGCTGGAGGCCGCGGCGCGGAAGGACGCGCCGGCGCTGGTCGCCGACCTGCTGGACCGCCTCGACGCCAATGGCCGCTGGGCGCTGCTGAAGCTGATCACCGGCGGGCTCCGCGTCGGCGTGTCGGCGCGGCTGGCGCGGACGGCGCTGGCCGAGCTGGGCGCGCCGGACACGGCCGAGATCGAGGAGGTCTGGCACGCGCTGGCGCCGCCCTACGGCCCGCTGTTCGACTGGATCGAGGGCCGCGCGCCCAAGCCCGACCTCTCCGGAGCGGTGGTCTTCCGCCCGTTGATGCTGTCGCATGCGCTCGACGACGCCGAGCGCCCGAGGCTCGACCCGGCCGATTTCCGGGCCGAATGGAAATGGGATGGCATCCGCGTCCAGCTCGCGCTGCGCGGCGGCGAGCGGCGGCTGTTCTCGCGCACCGGCGACGACATCTCCGCCGCCTTCCCCGACCTGCTGGAGAGCCTGGAAGGCGAGGGCGTGCTCGACGGGGAATTGCTGGTCATGCGCGAGGGCGCCCTCGGGCGCTTCAACGAACTGCAGCAGCGCCTCAACCGCAAGACGGTGACGAAGAAGCTGATGGCCGACTTCCCCGCGGGCGTCCGGCTCTACGACATCCTGTTCGACGGCGCGGTGGATCTGCGCGGCCTCGGCTTCGACGACCGGCGCACGCGCCTGGAGGCCTGGGCGCGGGCCAGGCCGCATCCGCGCCTCGACCTCTCGCCGCTCGTGCCCTTCCGCGACCTGGACGAACTGGAGGCCCGGCGCATGGACCCGCCGCATCCGGCGATCGAGGGCGTGATGCTGAAACGCGCCGACAGCCCCTACCGCGCCGGCCGGCCGAAAGGCCTCTGGTACAAGTGGAAGCGCGATCCGATGACCGTGGACTGCGTCCTGCTCTACGCCCAGCGCGGCCACGGCAAGCGCTCCTCGCTCTACTCCGACTTCACCTTCGGCGCCTGGCGCGGCGGCGCGACGGGCGCGGAGCTGGTGCCCGTGGGCAAGGCCTATTTCGGCTTCACCGACGCGGAGCTGGCCGAGCTCGACCGCTTCGTCCGCAACCACACGGTGGAGCGCTACGGCCCGGTCCGCGCCGTCGAGGCGAAGCTGGTGCTGGAGATCGCCTTCGACGGCATCCACCGCTCGAAGCGCCACAAGTCCGGCGTCGCCATGCGCTTCCCGCGCATCGCCCGCATCCGCTGGGACAAGCCGGCGGCGGAGGCCGACCGCCTGGAGACGCTGGAGGCGCTGATCGGGGAGTGA
- a CDS encoding carbon monoxide dehydrogenase encodes MKFGIGDGPRRVEDPVLVRGQGRYTDDVHVEGALKGHVFRSPVAHATITKLDVEAARSAPGVVAVLTGEELTQDDVKPLACLTDIRNGDGSKHPKPPRHILAKDKVRHVGEPVAFIIAETLAQARDAADLIEFDFDELPVATGTYEATLDGAPQVWEEAPNNVILDYEKGDKEEVAGIFDKAAKVSKVRIINNRLVCNAMEPRAAVAEVKPGDGKITLYVPSQGPAMQMQQLSAMLGIDMKNLRLVTGHVGGGFGTKAFLYPEACLTLWAAKRLGRSVRWTGDRGEMFVSDSQGRDHVTFVEVAMDEQNRFQALRATTYAALGAYLANFAPFIPTDACAGMYTGLYKIPKMYLNVKGVMTNTVPTDAYRGAGRPEAAYMIERLVEQAAKDAGVSSDEIRRINFPNADEMPHTMGLGDVIDSGDFTGLMEDAMKDAGWAGFAERRKQSEARGRLRGIGMATYVERCGGGAGVPARLSFEEKGKVRIYSGGLDSGQGHAVSYAQILSQKLGIDAEDIELIQGDTDRSPPGFTGGSKSIPVGGASVLDAAENALEKGRKVAAKMLETAEVDIEFADGRFSVAGTDRGMSLYEVAEAAKDPANLPEGVEPGLDNEQNHNNEKPTFPNGCHICEVEVDPQTGQVELLDYTVVDDFGVTLNPILLEGQVHGGIVQGIGQAWHEHTVYDEENGQLLSGSFMDYQMPRAEDFPAIRFRTRNVRCTTNPLGVKGAGEAGAIGAPPAFVNAVRDAVDGKGNLEGLEMPLTPMKVWTALHG; translated from the coding sequence ATGAAATTCGGCATTGGCGACGGCCCGCGGCGGGTCGAGGATCCGGTCCTGGTGCGCGGCCAGGGACGCTACACCGACGACGTGCACGTGGAGGGCGCGCTGAAGGGCCATGTCTTCCGCTCGCCCGTGGCGCACGCGACGATCACGAAGCTGGACGTCGAAGCGGCCCGCAGCGCGCCCGGCGTGGTCGCGGTGCTCACCGGCGAGGAACTGACGCAGGACGACGTCAAGCCGCTGGCCTGTCTCACCGATATCCGCAATGGCGACGGCTCGAAGCATCCCAAGCCGCCGCGCCACATCCTGGCGAAGGACAAGGTGCGCCATGTCGGCGAACCGGTCGCCTTCATCATCGCCGAAACGCTGGCGCAGGCGCGCGACGCCGCCGACCTGATCGAGTTCGACTTCGACGAACTGCCCGTGGCCACCGGCACCTACGAGGCCACGCTGGACGGCGCGCCGCAGGTCTGGGAGGAGGCGCCGAACAACGTCATCCTGGACTACGAGAAGGGCGACAAGGAGGAAGTCGCCGGCATCTTCGACAAGGCCGCAAAGGTCTCCAAGGTCCGCATCATCAACAACCGTCTGGTCTGCAACGCCATGGAGCCGCGCGCCGCGGTGGCCGAGGTGAAGCCGGGCGACGGGAAGATCACCCTCTACGTGCCCAGCCAGGGCCCGGCCATGCAGATGCAGCAGCTCTCGGCCATGCTGGGCATCGACATGAAGAATCTCCGGCTGGTCACCGGCCATGTCGGCGGCGGCTTCGGCACCAAGGCGTTCCTCTATCCGGAGGCCTGCCTGACGCTGTGGGCGGCGAAGCGGCTGGGCCGCTCCGTGCGCTGGACCGGCGACCGGGGCGAGATGTTCGTCTCCGACAGCCAGGGCCGCGACCACGTCACCTTCGTGGAGGTGGCGATGGACGAACAGAACCGCTTCCAGGCGCTCAGGGCGACCACCTATGCGGCGCTGGGCGCCTATCTGGCGAACTTCGCGCCCTTCATCCCGACCGACGCATGCGCCGGCATGTACACCGGACTCTACAAGATCCCGAAGATGTACCTGAACGTGAAGGGCGTCATGACCAACACCGTGCCGACCGACGCCTATCGCGGCGCGGGCCGGCCGGAAGCCGCCTACATGATCGAGCGGCTGGTGGAGCAGGCGGCGAAGGACGCCGGCGTCAGCTCCGACGAGATCCGGCGCATCAACTTCCCCAACGCCGACGAGATGCCCCACACCATGGGGCTGGGCGACGTCATCGATTCCGGCGACTTCACCGGCCTGATGGAAGACGCCATGAAGGACGCCGGCTGGGCCGGTTTCGCGGAGCGCCGCAAGCAGTCGGAAGCCCGCGGGCGGCTGCGCGGCATCGGCATGGCGACCTATGTCGAGCGTTGCGGCGGCGGCGCCGGGGTCCCGGCGCGCCTCAGCTTCGAGGAGAAGGGCAAGGTCCGGATCTATTCCGGCGGCCTCGATTCCGGCCAGGGCCACGCCGTCTCCTACGCCCAGATCCTGTCGCAGAAGCTGGGCATCGACGCCGAGGACATCGAGCTGATCCAGGGCGACACCGACCGTTCGCCGCCCGGCTTCACCGGCGGCTCCAAGTCGATCCCCGTGGGCGGCGCCTCGGTGCTGGACGCGGCCGAGAACGCCCTGGAGAAGGGCCGCAAGGTCGCCGCGAAGATGCTGGAGACGGCCGAGGTCGACATCGAATTCGCCGACGGCCGCTTCTCGGTCGCCGGCACGGACCGGGGCATGTCCCTCTACGAGGTCGCCGAGGCGGCGAAGGACCCGGCCAACCTGCCCGAGGGCGTGGAGCCGGGCCTGGACAACGAGCAGAACCACAACAACGAGAAGCCGACCTTCCCCAACGGCTGCCACATCTGCGAGGTCGAGGTCGATCCGCAGACCGGGCAGGTGGAACTTCTGGACTACACCGTGGTCGACGATTTCGGCGTCACCCTGAACCCGATCCTGCTGGAGGGCCAGGTGCATGGCGGCATCGTCCAGGGCATCGGCCAAGCCTGGCACGAGCACACGGTCTATGACGAGGAGAACGGCCAGCTGCTCTCGGGCAGCTTCATGGACTACCAGATGCCCCGGGCCGAGGATTTCCCGGCGATCCGCTTCCGCACGCGCAATGTCCGCTGCACGACCAATCCGCTGGGCGTGAAGGGCGCGGGCGAGGCGGGCGCGATCGGCGCGCCGCCGGCCTTCGTCAACGCGGTGCGCGACGCCGTCGACGGCAAGGGCAATCTCGAGGGCCTCGAGATGCCCCTGACGCCGATGAAGGTCTGGACCGCGCTGCACGGCTGA
- a CDS encoding DNA ligase-associated DEXH box helicase has product MSRRRSWLEPRPAGLYCHAGDFYIDPVRPVDRAVVTHGHADHARPGNGAVLATPETLAIAEARYGERAGRSLQPLRLGETLTIGDATLRLAPAGHVLGSAQAVIEHGGERIVVSGDYKRRRDPTCEAFEVVPCDVFVTEATFGLPVFRHPPDADEIAKLLASIQRFPERTHLLGVYALGKCQRVIRLIREAGFDQTIHLHGALQNLCKLYERFGIDMGPTAPVAGLPRSALRGKLVLCPPSAIADRWSRRMADPVTAVASGWMRVRARARQRGAELPLIISDHADWDELTRTIEEVEAPEIWVTHGREDALVHYARSIGRDARALHLVGREEDEEAA; this is encoded by the coding sequence TTGAGCCGCCGCCGGTCCTGGCTGGAGCCGCGCCCCGCGGGACTCTACTGCCATGCCGGCGACTTCTACATCGACCCCGTCCGCCCCGTGGACCGGGCCGTGGTCACCCACGGCCATGCCGACCATGCCCGTCCCGGCAACGGGGCGGTGCTGGCGACGCCGGAGACGCTGGCCATCGCCGAGGCGCGCTACGGCGAGCGCGCCGGCCGCAGCCTGCAGCCGCTCCGCCTCGGCGAGACGCTGACCATCGGCGACGCCACGCTCCGCCTCGCCCCGGCGGGCCATGTGCTGGGCAGCGCCCAGGCGGTGATCGAGCACGGCGGCGAGCGCATCGTCGTCTCCGGCGACTACAAGCGCCGCCGCGATCCCACCTGCGAAGCCTTCGAGGTCGTGCCCTGCGACGTCTTCGTCACCGAGGCGACCTTCGGCCTGCCGGTCTTCCGCCATCCGCCCGACGCGGACGAGATCGCGAAGCTGCTGGCCTCCATACAACGCTTCCCCGAGCGCACGCACCTGCTGGGCGTCTACGCGCTCGGCAAGTGCCAGCGGGTCATCCGCCTGATCCGGGAAGCGGGCTTCGACCAGACCATCCATCTGCACGGCGCGCTGCAGAACCTCTGCAAGCTCTACGAACGCTTCGGTATCGACATGGGCCCGACCGCGCCCGTCGCCGGCCTGCCGCGTTCGGCGCTCAGGGGCAAGCTGGTGCTCTGCCCGCCCTCGGCCATCGCCGACCGCTGGTCGCGGCGCATGGCGGACCCGGTGACCGCGGTCGCCTCGGGCTGGATGCGGGTCCGCGCCCGCGCCAGGCAACGCGGCGCGGAGCTGCCGCTGATCATCTCCGACCATGCCGACTGGGACGAACTGACCCGCACCATCGAAGAGGTCGAAGCCCCAGAGATCTGGGTCACGCATGGCCGGGAGGACGCGCTGGTCCATTACGCCCGCTCCATCGGCCGCGACGCCCGCGCGCTGCATCTCGTCGGCCGCGAGGAGGACGAGGAAGCCGCCTGA
- a CDS encoding thioredoxin: METIIGGADSGAAPAAGDLIKDTDTRNFMADVIEASREQPVLVDFWAPWCGPCKQLTPILEKVVQQAGGKVKLVKINVDENQQIAQQMRIQSIPAVFAFQDGQPVDGFMGALPESQIREFIDRIAGGIGPSPAEQLIEAANAAREEGDFATAARAYAQLLQEQPESPEGFAGLIRCYVELGELDAAQEVLDQVPVAISLHGEISGAKAALDLARNTGDPAGSEEVDRLQAELDGKPSDSQVRYDLAEALLSAGRREEAVEHLLHIFEHDREWNEDAARKKLVQLFEAWGPKDPLTRPTRRRLSALLLS, encoded by the coding sequence ATGGAAACGATAATTGGCGGCGCCGACAGCGGCGCGGCACCCGCGGCCGGCGATCTGATCAAGGACACCGATACCCGCAATTTCATGGCCGACGTGATCGAGGCGTCGCGCGAACAGCCGGTGCTGGTCGACTTCTGGGCCCCCTGGTGCGGCCCCTGCAAGCAGCTCACGCCCATCCTGGAGAAGGTGGTCCAGCAGGCCGGCGGCAAGGTCAAACTGGTGAAGATCAACGTCGACGAGAACCAGCAGATCGCCCAGCAGATGCGCATCCAGTCGATCCCGGCGGTGTTCGCGTTCCAGGACGGCCAGCCGGTGGACGGCTTCATGGGCGCCCTGCCGGAGAGCCAGATCCGGGAGTTCATCGACCGCATCGCCGGCGGCATCGGCCCGAGCCCCGCCGAACAGCTCATCGAAGCGGCCAACGCCGCGCGCGAGGAAGGCGACTTCGCCACCGCGGCGCGCGCCTATGCGCAGCTGCTGCAGGAGCAGCCGGAAAGCCCCGAGGGCTTCGCCGGGCTGATCCGCTGCTATGTCGAGCTGGGCGAACTGGACGCCGCCCAGGAGGTGCTGGACCAGGTGCCGGTGGCGATCTCCCTCCATGGCGAGATCTCCGGCGCCAAGGCGGCGCTGGATCTGGCGCGCAATACCGGCGACCCGGCGGGATCGGAGGAAGTCGACAGGCTGCAGGCCGAACTGGACGGGAAGCCGTCCGACTCGCAGGTACGCTACGACCTGGCCGAGGCGCTGCTGTCGGCCGGCCGGCGCGAGGAAGCGGTCGAGCACCTGCTGCACATCTTCGAGCACGACCGCGAGTGGAACGAGGACGCCGCGCGCAAGAAGCTGGTGCAGCTGTTCGAGGCCTGGGGTCCGAAGGATCCGCTGACCCGTCCGACCCGCCGCCGGCTGTCGGCGCTGCTGCTCAGTTGA